A portion of the Thermothelomyces thermophilus ATCC 42464 chromosome 5, complete sequence genome contains these proteins:
- a CDS encoding histone H2A-like protein (H2A is a subunit of the nucleosome) yields the protein MTGGGKSGGKASGSKNAQSRSSKAGLAFPVGRVHRLLRKGNYAQRVGAGAPVYLAAVLEYLAAEILELAGNAARDNKKTRIIPRHLQLAIRNDEELNKLLGHVTIAQGGVLPNIHQNLLPKKTGKTGKNLSQEL from the exons ATGACTGGCGGCGGCAAGTCCGGTGGCAAGGCGAGCGGTTCCAAGAACGCGCAATC TCGTTCATCTAAGGCCGGTCTTGCGTTCCCTGTCGGTCGTGTCCACCGCCTTCTCCGGAAGGGCAACTACGCCCAGCGTGTCGGTGCCGGTGCTCCCGTTTACCTGgctgccgttctcgagtaTCTTGCCGCTGAAATTCTGGAGCTGGCTGGCAACGCCGCTCGCGACAACAAGAAGACGCGTATCATCCCGCGTCACTTGCAACTCGCTATCAGGAACGATGAGGAGTTGAACAAGCTTCTCGGGCACGTCACCATCGCCCAGGGTGGTGTCCTTCCCAACATCCACCAGA ACCTTCTGCCGAAGAAGACCGGCAAGACCGGCAAGAACTTGTCGCAGGAGCTCTGA